TTTGAAGTGaaatgtgcagtaaaatgtTGGTTTATCTTGTTCCGCAGTATCTCATAATTATAAAAGGAGCatgttgatgtaaaaaaaaaaaatcttacagttTCTAaagaatgtgtcattttaaactAATCTATTGCTGTATCCCAATTCCATGCATCGTACTAAGTGTAAACAGCATATACTATATTCTATACATTACACTATACTGTTTTTTGCAGTTAGGATAAAAGAAATCAacatattttaccattttatacTAATAGGACATTATTTAATATGTACCCAATTTAGGTGTCAATTAAACTTTActaagcaaaatgtttttttccaaatatcttaTACAAAGTATGCTAGAACCATACTGCAAGCTGCATATTGGTATGTTATCAACATACAGAGAGGTGACAAGATCTGAGAAAttgagaaacataacaaatgcattCATACAGAGTTCAGGTTATCACTgaatagacatttttcacagcagacatttggaCTTGTCATTGTAGGAGAAGCACAGATGTTACTAATGACAccaacaatggctctgttcgATTCAGGCGTCTCAgtgagccatgacagtgtgacagtgagccaacaTGCATAATATCAGgatcctgaaactgaagcagctaaatagaATCCAGCCatcaatcattttattatttacacctgtgcttttcctacgGTGACATCTCAAAATGTCTtatgtgaaaaaggcctattgttTGACGACAATAAAAAGTAAGTGACTTCTCTGAGGCTTTCACAGTTACcagacctcaacccaactgagagCTTCAGAGACATGTTTAAAGGGGCACTCAAGCTGTTCTCGAGGCTTGGTGGCCGGGCCAACAGCTTTCCTAtatgttggtttttcatttaacttgTCATGGAGTTTTatgttgtactgtaaatgtaacaCAGATGCTTTTTGTGATAAACTAGACACACgttaaaattgatttgtttgatgAGTGATCTGGTGCTGTTGTATTTCTCACCTTTTATCACTACTTTTGTATTTATGGCATTTGTGCGGTGAAATCAGTGTGTTGATCTTGGTGAAGACAAACACGAggtctgttgtgttttgtgattaaTGTGACTCATAGAAGTAAAATGTAACAGTTTAtaagatttttaaattataagtTTACTTTAGAGgtgtttaataaataaataaataatggcaaattttttttatgtgaggcttttaatgtttattaaaaatttgCTAGCCTAACATTTCATTATAAATCAGAGTGTCTTTGTAGATGTATTATAACTAAGACTGGCTTAGTGTTTAATATTTTGGAATTCTTATAAGTTCTTTCATGACACCTCATATGTGCAAACATGAAGATTACATACCACTAATTCAAAGGTTTTCCTATGACTGCATAAAGTATGTGGGAGACTATAGGcacagtatatgtgtatatacagtatatgtgcctGGTTCAATAATCCCAGTAATGGGATTACCGTATGGCGtatattttatttgagaaaCCAGACATTTTTTAACTACTACCTCAAATGCCTTATTCTCTTGTCTCCATTAAACAATATGATAGgataaaaattgttttctttgctgcatGGCAAAAAATATTATGAGACAAATTACAATGAATACTTTCTATGATTGGATAGTATGGAAGTTTGTCTCCCAAAAAAATGAAGCTATCAACCCGTAAAGACCACCAAATGCATattgaatattgaatattaGTCGGACTCGTCTGTGTCTGCAAAGACTGCAAAGACAATGAGATGTCTGAAGAAGTAGGAAGTAAAATCATaagattttgaaatatttttgtgtttaggTAATGATAAGTACTACCAATGAACCCCACGTTATACTTGATGGTTCATAAAGCATAAATTGCACCTGgaaatgcgcacacacacacacacacacacacacgcacacacacgcacacacacacacacacacacacacacacacacacacacacacacacacacacacacgcataaacacgcatacacacgcataaacacaaaaatgaaatgatcacTTGAAACTGTTTGCATGGTACCATATTCAGCAAATTCAACCTCATTCCAGGACAGCCATATCTGCTTGAGCTTGCTTAGTGTGATTGAGGGATCTGATTTTGGTTTAAATACGTGACAGATTTAAACaaggaaaattgtttttaaaaactggcTATACACCATCTTTCGTCTTAAGAGCCTTTGTTTGTGTCATTCCGAGCAAACTGCAGGTTTGACCAAGAATCCAAACACACCATAAGCTATTTATTATGTGAACAGGATTTCCACTTCTTTTGACCCtaaattaagtcattttaacGTACTTATGTGGTTGTCTGTCaagagagactgaaaaagtTGCAATAATACTTCTAAAAGTTTATTTAATTCACTGACAGGAAAGGTGGAAGTTTAAGTTGACTTCGTAGGGCTCTTATCAGGGACACTACGGCGTTCCCTTTGCCACCGCTTCTGGGTTGGAAGTGATGCATTTTTCCCATCAGCCAATGATTACCCTCCGTCCCATAATGCATTGCATCACAAACTGCACGCGCGAACGATGCACACCGTAGTTAGGTATTGTTGGAAACTGAACAATTTAAACCTCACTACTGTATAAAGTAAGTTCCCGGCATCTACTAAACAATTCTGGGTTATATCCGTGTTCCTGTCTGTGTACTGCTAATAGTCCAAAATGTGTAATACGTTTATCACCATATTACGGAAGTATTAACCCAAGTTAGCCACACCAGTATAATGCTAAGAAAGTTAGTTAGCTCATCAGTATAGCTGCAAAACGTCGCGGAAACTAACGGAAAACTAGCATCAACATTAGCGTTACTAGCTGGGTAGAAGACATTTATAGAATTCAGCTGAAGTCACTGGTGTTTGATCAAAAATATGTGCCATGTATATTGTACGTAACACTGTAACTAACGCCCAAAAATCTGTAAGATTAGTCTGTGAGTCACTAAGTACTTTAGTTATCGAATGTTAACACGACTCTACACGTTTCAGTCCTTTgatttataatataaaacataacataGAGGCAAGGTGTTTGGGAAATGCAGATTGAGGTAGGTAGACATATCGTATGCACCCCAATTGAGAAAAACATACCCCCAAACATACAGGCAGAGTCATAAAGCACTGActtcagagaaaagaagaataacAAGACCTGAAAGAGATGGTCTGGctcccacagagccctgatctcaacatcagcctgggattacatgaagagacagaacacagtgacacagcctaaatccacagacGAAATGTGGCAAGTTCTCAAAAATACTAACAACCTACCCTAACAACAAcctaccttgaaaaactgtgtgtgggtgtaccaAGGCGAATAATCGcggttttaaaggcaaagggtggtcacaccaaatattgaCTGActcataaataaaaactatgcgtggcattatttttgaaagcatcctccCTTTACTTTTACTGTCTAAAACAGAACAGTAGTGTTGCTTCACAGCTTTAGATCAGAAACTTGAGTCTTCAATTGTTTTGATATGATTAATCAGGGATTGGTTGGTTGACAGAAATGATATTCATCCCTCTGAAgcaaaatacagtttaacaaATGTGATCAATTGcttgttttcctcctcctcatatcTTCATGAAATGATATCCTCAGAAAAATATGAACGTATTACTATTTTTGCCTGATGACGGTAGTGTTATGACATCACTTTGGGCTGTGGTAACTTATTGGaattgtcatttctttttacacttGTTACTAATTATTCAGTTACTCAAAGACATAATTACTGGatttacaataataaaagtaatCCTGGGTTGCAGCCATGATTTTGACACCAATCGACTATCAGataagattatttatttataattatttttgcattattgtcCATGATTGGTTTAGTCGGCACGAAGAACCAAGGAGTGCGAGTAACATTCCTGTGGATTCTGAAAGCTGAATATCCAtctcaaaaatgtctttatggCTTTTATGTAGGTGGATCTTGGAGCTAAAAAGCCCAGTAATGACCGCAAGCAACAACGGTTCAGTTCTTAAAGGTACTGTACAACATCTTAGTTTTACTGCAGTTAATCCAGGCTGAACTTTATGGTTTACAGTTTAAGTTTATGACTCCTTTCAATGTGTTTGCAGATGTCGTTGCCTATGTTGATGTGTGGTCATCAGACAAAACAGCAAACTATTCGAAACCATTCAttcagcagctgctggaaatgGGAGCTCAGGTGAGACCATAGAGCACGTAAACACATTTGAACTATATTGTATGCCATTTACTGTATTAACAGACAGCTGTTACGTATTCTTTGCAAAACGTATATTTGCGTTTTCTTTTAAAGGTAtcaaaaacattcaataaaCAAGTCACTCATGTAGTCTTCAACAATGGTCATCTGGCAACATGGAGAAAAGCCAAGAAAAGTGATGTCAGGCTTGTCTCTGTTCTCTGGGTAGGAAGGTAAGAGAGTTGTGCACTTTTTTAACTTCAACAATTCTGTGATATTTTCTTGATTGTATTGTCATCAAGTTTAACAAGTTGTTGTTGGGAATCATTACTTGAGTCTCTTAATGCGGCTTATTTTTGGTGAAATGATGTTCAGATGTTATGACGACGGTGTGCGTGTCGATGAGGAGTTGTATCCAGCCCTAAATGATGAAAGCAATCCTGTGTTGAAGAATAAGAAAGTGAGTAGAGACAGATTTACATGTGATGGCTCCACTTAAATAATTATAACCTCTCTGGAGcccctctttaaaaaaattctagAGTTCACCCATACTAATACTTTTTGACTGAAACTTTCCTACTTGATTTGTCTGGAAAATTGGCCTTACTGAAGTTTCTTTCACTGCTGTGACCAATTCAGtgcattaataaaatgtatgtcCTGGTGTTACGTTGCATAGAATTGAATGAGAAAGCAGATTGATCATTGTTCAGCTTTTCTAAACAAATTGAGAACATTCCCTTTTAATTTACATTGCAATTTTGACATTGGAAGTATTCAAATGTGGATTTATTTACTTCCtactcaaaatattttttttgtttgattcacATAGCATCGCTGCATGCAGCCAAAAGATTCTCCAGAGAGGACTCCTGAAAATGACAGGCGCATGAGGAAAAAGTTAGACAAGTTGATGAAAGACCTCGCTCCAAAACAACCTCTGGGTAGGAGATTCTTACACATTTGGAAATGTTTACTTAAGACCACAGGATATAGTTTGTCATCTCACAATTATTATTGTTGCACAGTTACAGATGTGTCACCCATCATCATCGACGAAGAGAGTGGAATAGTCTATAGCCCTGCATTAAAAAGATCGGATTATATGGCACAGCGTTTGAAAGACATGAAACAGAAGCGGGAAAACCTCTCACCCACAGGTatgtgcagcagcaggtgtaCAGGCTGATGAACTGACAGAGCcttttcaacacatttcaacacTTGACATGCCAACCAGTTTACACAAATGTCATTGTCTTTCAGCTTCACAAATGCCTGAATCCTGCTCACCCACTGGGCTAAAGCCTTCTCTTGGGAGCTCACCAACTATCTTCAGATTAATGTGTAAGAAAATTAAGTGTTATCTTCTTGTTATTAATCAATGGTAAATTGTAATGTAGTTTTTATCTTTCCCAACTCCAAAGATCAATTTCTAAATTTTCTAGGGAAGTGTCAGCGTTCTCCTGATACCATATTTGATTTGTATATATGCAACATGTATATATGCAATAGTTAATGATTTAAAGATGTCCAATGTGTGGTCAAAGTGGCTACATATTTCTGAATGTTTAGAATACTAGTTCAGTGCctgttcaaaatgtgtttgttatctcattaatagttcagtattttattcaatcatgtaatcatcatcatcaaatttCTACATCACTGCTCTATTatgacattaataataatattaataatagaccatatttgtcagatacttgatcagaaaatactggaccccAAAATCAAAAGGAATGCGGTGACAGATTCAGAttcacttgccaatttattaggtacacctagacAAAACTAATGTAGTATAATAAAACAGgtctgcaataaatcctcccttcatgaggattataatgttcagtttttagtgTGTAAATTACTGTAATCACTGTGCATCATAGCAAtcctttccctgaactggagaatcagtatttttactgaagaattTGACTTTAAACTTATAATGGATATagcatgtatttatttcatcactgcagttaagaaaatcactggtaAATGTATTTCTACATCGAAACAAAACGATTTAGCATCAGTTTAAGCCactttctcactcatacatggccgtaaaaggaaagagaaacGGCCAAAAAACAACGTTAGATGAAGCATGGTGTAATGTTACATTACCATAACAGCGGCGGCGCATAAATAACTTGTTTCgcctttttttaataatccaAATATATCATGCTTGGCTGGGgatgaaaagtaaacaaaacagtgctgtcTTGGTGTTTCTGCCTTAAACAAAGTGTTCCGAGATGCTTTTGCTTCGAATGACCATacatagcagttgtactgctgcaataagccatttccaatttgcaggGCTTGGGCCTCTGTATAAAATAGTCCCGCACTATAGGTGATTCTGTGcgaggttttgtagctgcagtttGTTTACCTGGGAATTCATGTTTTGACTGGGCACAGCCATCTTTGCAATGCGCCGTTGTGTAATCGATTACGTCGGCCACATGGGTGAGTTGCCCTTGCTCTTACcactgtttaatgtttctcGGTGTATTTTTTTCGAGAGCCACTCATCCAAAACCATCACACTCAACAGGGCGCTTCCATGGGCCCTCAACAATACACATGTGAAGGTTGAAGTCGATCGGATGAGCAGTTGTTGAGAAAACCGAAGgtcaggcaggcagacagacagaaagacatacGGAtagagatttctccatttattagtaggattACTAGGATACATTCAAAGCATGTTTGCAGAGTTATCCGGCAGGTAAAGCAACATGTATATATGCAATATTGGCAATATTGGCATATTTGTTTCTCAGGCTCATGACATAAGAAGTCAATGTGTGTAAACGGTTTtcaaaaaagcattaaaaaacatttgtcttaAAAAATCCAACTACTAGTATTGATTCTGGAGTCACTGTGTacatgaaaatgtacaaattgtTGAATAAAGATAGCAATTAGTAACTGAGTCATAGATATATAGCTCGTAagcaaaaatgtacagtgagctatgtcttttgtttgtctgtgttttgccGAAATACATactcttttgtgtgtctttggcATCTTACTGTTTTAAAGGTCCATTAAAAGAGTCTGGTTacaagagaaacacaaacagtgacagGCAGACACGGGGCAACATTTGCATCCCATTAGTCAGCttctgaatgtacagtatttactcgTGTTTTCCCCTCATTTGCTCTGACAGCTCCTAAGAAAAATAACCGTGTCTCATCAGCTTGCTACATGAGTAGTTCTCCTCATCAGCTCCCTGTTTACCTCGGCTTTCCATCACTTCACAGTGGGCATGTAGCGCAATCTACATGTGTGAACTTGTGAAGTGTGAGCAGCTGCCTGTGGTTTTATATAGTAGCAGTCAGTGAGATCCATTGCAAATCCAGCTAAACCTCCtgggaaacaaaagaaatgaactTAAAGTGGTTGAAAGATGCATAAAaccattaattattattttttcccaatATAGTTGACCAGTCGGATGATGATCCCAGTGCTTCTGTTGCTGAACCCGGTTGCTCACCTGATAAAGAAGAGGGGAGAACACAAGTTGATGTTACTGAGCACAGACATCTTGAAAAACGCCACAAGAAAGGCTCTGAAAAGCCCTGTCTGTCATCCTGCCGTGATGTGCCAAAAAGGATTTCAAGTCCTTTGAAATGTCCTGACTTGGAGTTCAAAGAGGACAAAGAAGGGaatggacaaaaaaagtcaagaagGAACTCGGTCAGAAAAAAGCCAGCCGAGAAGAGCAAATCTGTAGGATTATTAGAAAGTCTTTGCCAGGATACGAGATCTGACAACAGCAAGAACTTTCGTAAAGTAAAAAGACAATCACAGATAAAATCATCTAGCCTATCACCTAACGAATCTGAAAAGGGGaagcaaaaaattaaagcagctaAATCTTTTACAGAGACTAAGACCAGTATTTGTACTGATGATGTGAATTGTTCTAGTTGCCTCTCTTCACCAGCCATGTCAGGTGATCCTGAAGTTGAACTAACAAAAGAAACTGGTACTAAATTATGGAAACTGGAACGGAAAATACCCAAACGAGCTAGACAGTCACTTTCAGCCTTGGTACGATCTTTCACTCTGTCTGGTGCAAGTGTTGCCTCAGGTTCCACTGATGGAGATGATAACGTGTTTGAGGACTATTTCTCCCCAGCTAATCACCAGAGATCAAAAATACCTCTTTTCTCTAATCTGCCTGTGGTGAAAGACATTCAGATTCCTTTTGAGTTGGACTCTGTCCcacagaagagaaaacaaagaagaagtGAAAGAACAGGATCTGAAACTAACagtaaaaagaagaggaaactGGAAGAAAGTCTGAGTGGCAAAAATCTCATTCAGCAGTCGCATACAAGCAGTCACCGACAACAGGATGTTAAAGAATCTCTGCCTGCATTGGACAGTCCGAGTGCCAGACACAGT
This region of Xiphias gladius isolate SHS-SW01 ecotype Sanya breed wild chromosome 11, ASM1685928v1, whole genome shotgun sequence genomic DNA includes:
- the mcph1 gene encoding microcephalin isoform X1, whose product is MTASNNGSVLKDVVAYVDVWSSDKTANYSKPFIQQLLEMGAQVSKTFNKQVTHVVFNNGHLATWRKAKKSDVRLVSVLWVGRCYDDGVRVDEELYPALNDESNPVLKNKKHRCMQPKDSPERTPENDRRMRKKLDKLMKDLAPKQPLVTDVSPIIIDEESGIVYSPALKRSDYMAQRLKDMKQKRENLSPTASQMPESCSPTGLKPSLGSSPTIFRLMFDQSDDDPSASVAEPGCSPDKEEGRTQVDVTEHRHLEKRHKKGSEKPCLSSCRDVPKRISSPLKCPDLEFKEDKEGNGQKKSRRNSVRKKPAEKSKSVGLLESLCQDTRSDNSKNFRKVKRQSQIKSSSLSPNESEKGKQKIKAAKSFTETKTSICTDDVNCSSCLSSPAMSGDPEVELTKETGTKLWKLERKIPKRARQSLSALVRSFTLSGASVASGSTDGDDNVFEDYFSPANHQRSKIPLFSNLPVVKDIQIPFELDSVPQKRKQRRSERTGSETNSKKKRKLEESLSGKNLIQQSHTSSHRQQDVKESLPALDSPSARHSASVTLVAERARQSTLPFTSTSTTTSDAEAEQRRASTSVQPTMVTEDNAVSELQKNSDVSVLSHAMESRGNECTVAAGLTEIPSEGEENHNKQVSLILQKMVNKTKAMRTLVMTSMPTEQQHTVVQVVKTLGGFSIVDRVCESTTHVVSGGHRRTLNILLGIARGCWILSFEWILWCLEQRQWIPEEPYELSDQFPAAQICRLQRHLSAGEHQQDLFQGQPAMFVSQHSQPPTQSLVELIQLCGGTICKTVRQAGICIGRYSGRRPEGSRILSEQWVLDSITHLKQLSYDNYDLE
- the mcph1 gene encoding microcephalin isoform X2 codes for the protein MTASNNGSVLKDVVAYVDVWSSDKTANYSKPFIQQLLEMGAQVSKTFNKQVTHVVFNNGHLATWRKAKKSDVRLVSVLWVGRCYDDGVRVDEELYPALNDESNPVLKNKKHRCMQPKDSPERTPENDRRMRKKLDKLMKDLAPKQPLVTDVSPIIIDEESGIVYSPALKRSDYMAQRLKDMKQKRENLSPTASQMPESCSPTGLKPSLGSSPTIFRLMFDQSDDDPSASVAEPGCSPDKEEGRTQVDVTEHRHLEKRHKKGSEKPCLSSCRDVPKRISSPLKCPDLEFKEDKEGNGQKKSRRNSVRKKPAEKSKSVGLLESLCQDTRSDNSKNFRKVKRQSQIKSSSLSPNESEKGKQKIKAAKSFTETKTSICTDDVNCSSCLSSPAMSGDPEVELTKETGTKLWKLERKIPKRARQSLSALVRSFTLSGASVASGSTDGDDNVFEDYFSPANHQRSKIPLFSNLPVVKDIQIPFELDSVPQKRKQRRSERTGSETNSKKKRKLEESLSGKNLIQQSHTSSHRQQDVKESLPALDSPSARHSASVTLVAERARQSTLPFTSTSTTTSDAEAEQRRASTSVQPTMVTEDNAVSELQKNSDVSVLSHAMESRGNECTVAAGLTEIPSEGEENHNKQVSLILQKMVNKTKAMRTLVMTSMPTEQQHTVVQVVKTLGGFSIVDRVCESTTHVVSGGHRRTLNILLGIARGCWILSFEWILWCLEQRQWIPEEPYELSDQFPAAQICRLQRHLSAGEHQQDLFQGQPAMFVSQHSQPPTQSLVELIQLCGGTICKTVRQAGICIGRYSGRRPEGSRILSEQWVLVSHI